One genomic region from Phragmites australis chromosome 1, lpPhrAust1.1, whole genome shotgun sequence encodes:
- the LOC133887268 gene encoding fasciclin-like arabinogalactan protein 11, with amino-acid sequence MHAMQRLVVLLAVLSVATTASAQGPTAAPATPTPTPTPVAPAPVAGTTNITGVLAKAGQFNTFIRLLRSTGVAEQIDNQLSSSGNGLTVFAPTDNAFTSLPSGTLNSLSDQQKNALVQFHVLSTLIPMSQFDTVSNPLRTQAGNNSPGQYPLNVTAEGQQVNISTGVVNATVDNSLYSGDNLVVYQVNKVLLPAALFGSPAPAPAPLAPAKKKGKTPASVADAPDAADASPDATASHAAARVTGGGLAAVLALAGVWWGL; translated from the coding sequence ATGCATGCCATGCAGAGGCTTGTGGTTCTCCTCGCCGTGCTCTCCGTAGCGACCACGGCGTCGGCGCAGGGCccgacggcggcgccggccaCGCCGACGCCTACGCCGACCCCCGTGGCGCCGGCTCCTGTGGCCGGGACGACGAACATCACGGGCGTGCTGGCCAAGGCCGGGCAGTTCAACACGTTCATCCGGCTGCTCCGTTCGACGGGCGTGGCGGAGCAGATCGACAACCAGCTCAGCAGCTCCGGCAACGGCCTGACGGTTTTCGCGCCCACGGACAACGCCTTCACCTCGCTCCCCTCCGGCACGCTCAACTCGCTCTCCGACCAGCAGAAGAACGCGCTCGTCCAGTTCCACGTCCTCTCCACGCTCATCCCCATGTCGCAGTTCGACACCGTCAGCAACCCGCTCCGGACGCAGGCCGGCAACAACTCGCCGGGGCAGTACCCGCTCAACGTGACCGCCGAGGGCCAGCAGGTGAACATCTCCACGGGGGTCGTCAACGCCACCGTCGACAACTCGCTCTACTCCGGCGACAACCTCGTCGTCTACCAGGTGAATAAGGTGCTGCTGCCGGCGGCGCTCTTCGGGTCGCCCGCTCCCGCGCCCGCACCGCTCGCGCCGGCCAAGAAGAAGGGGAAGACGCCAGCGTCCGTCGCTGACGCGCCCGACGCCGCCGACGCGTCCCCGGACGCAACCGCGTCGCATGCGGCGGCGAGGGTGACGGGTGGTGGCCTCGCGGCGGTGCTTGCGTTGGCCGGAGTGTGGTGGGGGCTGTGA